The genomic interval AAATCAATAATTTCAGATGCAATGAGAAGATATAACATTACATTTAACATATTGAGGGCAAATATAACTCCAAAAGGTGGTAAAGCACTTATTGAACTTGAAGGAGAAAATATAGATGAGAGTATTGAATATATGGAACATCAGGGAATACAGGTAGACCCAATTAAAAAGGTCTTAAAAAGAGATGAAGAAAAATGTGTAGATTGTGGTGCATGTGTTTCTTTGTGTCCTGTTAAGGCAATTTGCATAAAAGATGACTGGAGTATTGGAATAGATAATGAATCATGTATTGGATGTGGATTCTGCACTGGTTCCTGCCCTATGAAGGCCCTGACCATTGTTGAATAAAAAATATTTTTTAAATTTCTCTGATTCTGGCATCTTCACACACTGATTTGCTCGAAATTTCGAAACAGAGTTATTTGAGCATGTTAATACACAATTAGTCACTGGTTATAAGCATTAATACCCTTTTAGATATAGTATCTGCCCTTTCCGTACTCATTATGGGATATAAGGGCTTAATATTATCTATTAATGTTACTCTACTCTCTGAAAGATACCGAGCAGGCTCATTTATCCCTCTAAACTCGTGCGATGAGAAATCATCATCATGTGCTCTTGGTAAATAAGATCGATCTGTTAATATTACATCGGGAGACACGTTAACATAGATTATTCCTCTTAAATCCCGGGCATATTCATATAAATACCCTTTATCTGCTTTTCCATTTGTTTCAGGGCCACTAATACCATCAGTTAGGTCTTTTATGGTCCCTGCACAATTATAGTTGATTATAACAATAGCACTGTCTTTTGGAGCATTTTTCACTGATC from Methanobacterium sp. carries:
- a CDS encoding 4Fe-4S binding protein, with the translated sequence MKAWLTFSPDIVNKSIISDAMRRYNITFNILRANITPKGGKALIELEGENIDESIEYMEHQGIQVDPIKKVLKRDEEKCVDCGACVSLCPVKAICIKDDWSIGIDNESCIGCGFCTGSCPMKALTIVE